Part of the Rhodobacteraceae bacterium LMO-JJ12 genome, GGCGTGTTCGAGCTGGCGCGCACCAGCCCCCAGCTGCCATTGTCCAGGATCACCCGGGCCCCGTTTACGGTGACCACCTCCTTGACCTTGCGACCGGCCAATGTGTCGAGCACCTTGAGCTTGTCCACGATGCGCTCGAGGATGTCGTATTTTTCTTCATCCGCAGCATAGGGCGACAGGGTGGGCATGGCATAGGTCAGGGGCAGGGCGCGGCGCAGGTCAGACATGGACATGTCGGGATTGCGGTCCATCAGTTTGCAGATTTCCACCGCCACCCGCATGCCGCAGTCATAGCCGCGCCCGATCGGTTCGGCCAAGAAGTAGTGGCCCGATTTTTCAAATCCGGCCAGCGCGCCCAGTTCCTTGACCCGGCGCTTCATATGAGAATGCCCGGTTTTCCAGTAATCCGCCGTCACACCGTTTTTCAGCAATTCTGGGTCAGAGGCAAACAGCCCGGTTGATTTCACATCCGCCACGAAGGTCGCATTGGGGTAAAGCTTGCTGAGATCCCGCGCCATGATGACACCGACCTTGTCGGCAAAAATTTCTTCGCCCTCATCATCGACAACGCCACAGCGATCACCATCGCCATCAAAGCCAAGCGCGAAATCCGCGCCCGATGCTTTTACCGAGGCGCTCATGTCGTGCAGCATTTCCATGGCTTCGGGGTTGGGGTTGTAGTGGGGGAAGGTGTAGTCCAGCGTGTTGTGGCTATCGACCACCTCAACGCCCATGCGGGCAAACAGCTCAGGCGCAAAGGCGCTGGCCGTGCCGTTGCCGGTGGCGCAGACGACCTTGAGCGGCCGGGTCATCCTGAAATCGCCCACCAGGTCATCGAGATAGGCTTCGCGCACGCCTTCGACAAATTCATAAGAGCCGCCAGGGCGGTCTTCTCCGCGTCCTTCCAGAACGATATCGCGCAGCTCGGCCATCTCGTCGGGGCCATGGGTCAGCGGGCGTTCAAAGCCCATCTTTACTCCGGTCCAGCCATTGGGGTTGTGTGAGGCTGTCACCATGGCCACGGCCGGACAATCGAGATGGAACTGGGCGAAATAGGCCATGGGCGACAGGCAGGGGCCGATATCGCGCACATGAATGCCCGCCCGCATCAGCCCCAGAATCAGGGCGTTCTTGATGGCCAGAGAATAATCCCGGTAATCATTGCCGACCGCAATTTCGGGCTTGATGCCGCGCTGCTGGATCTGAGTGCCAAGCCCGAGGCCCAGAGCGGTGATGCCGGGCAGGTTGATGGCTTCGGGATACTGCCAGCGCGCGTCATATTCGCGAAAGCCCGTCGGGGCGATCATCGCGTCGCGCAGAAATTCCCAAGTGTTGGGCGTGACGGTGGCAAGGGGTTTGGTCATTTCAAAAAATCCTGCTTCAGGGCATATATGTTGGCCCACCTGATAGTGCCAAGCCGGGGGTGGTTCAACAGACGGGTACATCCTGGCATCGGGATCTGCGATGACGCAGGCCG contains:
- a CDS encoding phosphomannomutase/phosphoglucomutase — translated: MTKPLATVTPNTWEFLRDAMIAPTGFREYDARWQYPEAINLPGITALGLGLGTQIQQRGIKPEIAVGNDYRDYSLAIKNALILGLMRAGIHVRDIGPCLSPMAYFAQFHLDCPAVAMVTASHNPNGWTGVKMGFERPLTHGPDEMAELRDIVLEGRGEDRPGGSYEFVEGVREAYLDDLVGDFRMTRPLKVVCATGNGTASAFAPELFARMGVEVVDSHNTLDYTFPHYNPNPEAMEMLHDMSASVKASGADFALGFDGDGDRCGVVDDEGEEIFADKVGVIMARDLSKLYPNATFVADVKSTGLFASDPELLKNGVTADYWKTGHSHMKRRVKELGALAGFEKSGHYFLAEPIGRGYDCGMRVAVEICKLMDRNPDMSMSDLRRALPLTYAMPTLSPYAADEEKYDILERIVDKLKVLDTLAGRKVKEVVTVNGARVILDNGSWGLVRASSNTPNLVVVCESSNSEEELRAIFAGIDAVIRTEPGVGDYDQAF